A part of Miscanthus floridulus cultivar M001 chromosome 6, ASM1932011v1, whole genome shotgun sequence genomic DNA contains:
- the LOC136459755 gene encoding auxin-induced protein 10A5-like produces MSTVVTATSIGKVGRKSGLISRTLQRCKSGLSAGSVGGGSGRSSSPPGCFSVYVGPERERFVVRAECANHPMFRRLLDDAEREYGYAAQGPLALPGCDVDAFLNVLWQMENAADADTDEEVAAASSPICGLHSGSKGRAAGYRMLSPRSSPMVGRRR; encoded by the coding sequence ATGTCGACGGTGGTGACGGCGACGTCGATAGGCAAGGTCGGGAGGAAGAGCGGCCTGATCTCAAGAACCCTGCAGCGGTGCAAGTCCGGGCTGAGCGCCGGCAGCGTCGGCGGCGGCTCCGGgcggtcgtcgtcgccgccggggTGCTTCTCGGTGTACGTGGGCCCCGAGCGGGAGCGGTTCGTGGTGCGCGCCGAGTGCGCCAACCACCCGATGTTCCGGCGCCTCCTCGACGACGCGGAGCGCGAGTACGGGTACGCGGCGCAGGGCCCGCTCGCGCTGCCCGGCTGCGACGTTGACGCCTTCCTCAACGTGCTGTGGCAGATGGAGAACGCCGCCGACGCCGACACCGACGAAGAGGtagccgccgcctcctcgccgaTATGCGGTCTGCACAGCGGCAGCAAGGGCCGCGCGGCCGGGTACCGGATGCTGAGCCCGCGGTCGTCGCCGATGGTTGGTAGGAGGAGGTGA
- the LOC136457057 gene encoding uncharacterized protein isoform X1, protein MSVAGFNKQILAQKLSKLNSSQQSIETLSHWCVFHHRYCQQVVHTWDCEFHAAPVERRVSLLYLANDIMQNSRKEGNGYITEFMRVIPAALNEVLTVRDDFGRNVPKRLIDIWEDRKIFDTQAQSLKDDFFRRLKDIRNKLTNTGSELLEKVVSSYKHVLNAPMDEDTLMRKCQAALINFDELNKTYGNNSVLGSSNRSGFMQELEEQHSILRNSIEQLKMSESLRTTLISHLKEALNEQELKVEQVRSQLQDAQPRFKRAAELCLGLGSNMERHQPSNQGLKRSSLSDPPSTVASEAAKSLQKGQSTAVLYSKEGNGVEHNVTETKLAAGAASDNIRGGALPSRVNGGNTMLKIEEHTSGNKRQKLEDDTHISQRQSQSPPPLPPPFPHPDAFKPPPPQYPPSPDPSPPPLPPNSPPPHIIPPPPLPLPAMRPQMISHLPPPAGTFVPFPAGPPGPMYCTYPPFTPVVNFPMTSPPGFPSPNPPPPFQGLAGTFYGPQFPTPPPPADRK, encoded by the exons ATGAGTGTGGCGGGTTTCAACAAGCAGATATTGGCTCAGAAGCTTTCGAAGCTTAATAGCTCACAGCAGAGCATAGAGA CTTTATCACATTGGTGTGTCTTTCATCATCGTTACTGCCAACAAGTTGTACACACATGGGATTGCGAGTTCCATGCAGCTCCTGTAGAGAGGAGGGTATCTTTGTTGTACCTTGCAAATGATATTATGCAGAATAGCAGAAAAGAAGGTAATGGATATATAACTGAATTCATGAGGGTCATCCCTGCTGCCTTGAATGAAGTGTTGACTGTCAGAGATGATTTTGGGCGGAATGTCCCAAAAAGACTG ATTGACATATGGGAAGACCGTAAAATATTCGATACTCAGGCACAAAGCCTCAAAGATGACTTTTTCAGGAGGTTAAAGGACATTAGAAACAAGTTG ACAAATACGGGCAGTGAGCTGCTGGAGAAGGTTGTCTCTAGCTACAAACATGTCCTGAATGCTCCTATGGATGAGGATACTCTGATGCGGAAATGCCAAGCAGCTCTTATCAATTTTGATGAACTCAATAAAACGTATGGAAATAACTCCGTTTTAG GTAGCAGCAATCGATCGGGCTTTATGCAGGAGCTGGAGGAACAACATAGCATTCTCAGAAACTCCATCGAACAACTCAAAATGTCAGAATCACTCAGGACCACTCTGATTTCTCATTTGAAGGAAGCGCTGAATGAGCAG GAGCTCAAAGTGGAACAAGTCAGAAGCCAGCTTCAG GACGCTCAGCCCCGATTCAAGAGAGCTGCTGAGCTCTGCTTGGGGCTTGGAAGCAACATGGAAAGGCATCAGCCATCAAATCAAGGGCTTAAGAGGTCCAGCCTCTCTGATCCACCTAGTACTGTTGCTTCAGAAGCTGCGAAGTCTCTTCAAAAGGGACAATCAACTGCAGTGTTGTATTCAAAGGAGGGCAATGGTGTTGAGCACAACGTGACAGAGACAAAGCTTGCTGCAGGTGCTGCTTCAGACAATATACGTGGTGGTGCTTTGCCTTCACGAGTCAATGGGGGTAACACCATGTTGAAAATAGAAGAGCACACTTCTGGTAACAAGAGGCAGAAGCTAGAGGATGACACACATATTTCTCAGCGTCAATCACAgtcaccaccaccactgccacccCCATTCCCTCATCCTGATGCATttaaaccaccaccaccacagtaTCCTCCATCACCAGACCCTAGCCCGCCACCACTTCCGCCAAATTCACCGCCACCCCATATAATCCCCCCACCGCCTCTGCCTCTGCCCGCAATGCGACCCCAAATGATCTCACATCTACCACCTCCAGCTGGTACGTTTGTACCTTTTCCTGCTGGACCCCCCGGTCCAATGTATTGCACTTACCCACCTTTTACTCCTGTGGTCAACTTTCCCATGACCAGCCCACCTGGTTTCCCTAGTCCAAACCCGCCTCCACCTTTTCAAGGATTAGCGGGTACATTCTATGGCCCTCAGttccccaccccacccccaccaGCAGACAGGAAATAA
- the LOC136457057 gene encoding uncharacterized protein isoform X2 — MSVAGFNKQILAQKLSKLNSSQQSIETLSHWCVFHHRYCQQVVHTWDCEFHAAPVERRVSLLYLANDIMQNSRKEGNGYITEFMRVIPAALNEVLTVRDDFGRNVPKRLIDIWEDRKIFDTQAQSLKDDFFRRLKDIRNKLTNTGSELLEKVVSSYKHVLNAPMDEDTLMRKCQAALINFDELNKTYGNNSVLGSSNRSGFMQELEEQHSILRNSIEQLKMSESLRTTLISHLKEALNEQELKVEQVRSQLQDAQPRFKRAAELCLGLGSNMERHQPSNQGLKRSSLSDPPSTVASEAAKSLQKGQSTAVLYSKEGNGVEHNVTETKLAAEDMTVGMHRHVLWSSEDCSIVVHLASQRATVNFLN; from the exons ATGAGTGTGGCGGGTTTCAACAAGCAGATATTGGCTCAGAAGCTTTCGAAGCTTAATAGCTCACAGCAGAGCATAGAGA CTTTATCACATTGGTGTGTCTTTCATCATCGTTACTGCCAACAAGTTGTACACACATGGGATTGCGAGTTCCATGCAGCTCCTGTAGAGAGGAGGGTATCTTTGTTGTACCTTGCAAATGATATTATGCAGAATAGCAGAAAAGAAGGTAATGGATATATAACTGAATTCATGAGGGTCATCCCTGCTGCCTTGAATGAAGTGTTGACTGTCAGAGATGATTTTGGGCGGAATGTCCCAAAAAGACTG ATTGACATATGGGAAGACCGTAAAATATTCGATACTCAGGCACAAAGCCTCAAAGATGACTTTTTCAGGAGGTTAAAGGACATTAGAAACAAGTTG ACAAATACGGGCAGTGAGCTGCTGGAGAAGGTTGTCTCTAGCTACAAACATGTCCTGAATGCTCCTATGGATGAGGATACTCTGATGCGGAAATGCCAAGCAGCTCTTATCAATTTTGATGAACTCAATAAAACGTATGGAAATAACTCCGTTTTAG GTAGCAGCAATCGATCGGGCTTTATGCAGGAGCTGGAGGAACAACATAGCATTCTCAGAAACTCCATCGAACAACTCAAAATGTCAGAATCACTCAGGACCACTCTGATTTCTCATTTGAAGGAAGCGCTGAATGAGCAG GAGCTCAAAGTGGAACAAGTCAGAAGCCAGCTTCAG GACGCTCAGCCCCGATTCAAGAGAGCTGCTGAGCTCTGCTTGGGGCTTGGAAGCAACATGGAAAGGCATCAGCCATCAAATCAAGGGCTTAAGAGGTCCAGCCTCTCTGATCCACCTAGTACTGTTGCTTCAGAAGCTGCGAAGTCTCTTCAAAAGGGACAATCAACTGCAGTGTTGTATTCAAAGGAGGGCAATGGTGTTGAGCACAACGTGACAGAGACAAAGCTTGCTGCAG AGGATATGACTGTGGGGATGCATCGCCATGTGTTGTGGAGCTCAGAAGATTGTTCTATTGTTGTACATTTAGCCAGTCAGCGCGCAACAGTTAATTTTCTGAACTAG